A stretch of Mesorhizobium sp. M2A.F.Ca.ET.046.03.2.1 DNA encodes these proteins:
- a CDS encoding DUF2007 domain-containing protein, giving the protein MIELVRTNDAVVISFVESLMRDAGIACFVADLNMSVLEGSIGLLQKRVMVDADKADVARRILKDAGIENEIRQK; this is encoded by the coding sequence ATGATCGAGCTTGTCCGCACCAATGACGCCGTCGTGATCTCCTTTGTCGAATCGCTGATGCGCGACGCCGGCATCGCCTGTTTCGTCGCCGACCTGAATATGAGCGTGCTGGAAGGGTCCATCGGCCTTTTGCAGAAGCGTGTCATGGTCGACGCCGACAAGGCCGACGTGGCGCGCCGCATCCTCAAGGATGCCGGCATCGAAAACGAGATCCGCCAAAAATAA
- a CDS encoding DUF1284 domain-containing protein, which translates to MTVRLRAHHLLCLLTYVGKGYSPAFTANYDVVVKRLAGGEDILIVSGPDDICAPLLSESEPHCLGESAAGRDDVAARDVAGLLGRPLPAGAWLELDPSTLARMREAFSSGLTRKACPGCEWFELCGAVAASGFYGTRL; encoded by the coding sequence ATGACCGTCAGGCTGCGTGCCCATCATCTGCTTTGCCTGCTGACCTATGTCGGCAAGGGCTACTCGCCGGCCTTCACCGCCAACTACGACGTTGTAGTGAAGCGCCTGGCCGGCGGCGAGGATATCTTGATCGTTTCCGGCCCTGACGACATCTGCGCCCCGCTGCTGAGTGAGAGCGAGCCGCACTGCCTGGGCGAAAGCGCTGCCGGGCGCGATGACGTCGCGGCTCGCGATGTCGCCGGTCTTCTCGGCCGGCCGCTCCCGGCCGGCGCTTGGCTCGAGCTCGATCCCTCTACCCTCGCGCGCATGCGCGAGGCCTTTTCTTCCGGCCTGACGCGCAAGGCGTGCCCGGGCTGCGAGTGGTTCGAGCTGTGCGGCGCGGTCGCGGCGAGCGGCTTTTACGGAACGCGCCTTTAG
- a CDS encoding polyprenyl synthetase family protein encodes MGVVLNIEGKREPASIKDLIDLTAADMGRVNELILSKAGSDVEMIPEIANHLISSGGKRLRPMLTLAAAQMFGYSGEGHVKLATAVEFMHTATLLHDDVVDESALRRGKKTARMIWGNQASVLVGDFLLGQAFRMMVEVGSLEALDILSTAASIIAEGEVMQLAAAKNLDTTEDEHFAVIKAKTAALFSAAAEVGPVIAQASRTDRAALRSYGMNLGLAFQLIDDALDYGGSSTDLGKNVGDDFREGKVTLPVILAYRRGTKAERSFWKRAIEENVTDDAGLEKAIGLMARHGAIADTISRARHFGEIARDALAPLEATPQKSALLDVIDFCISRVN; translated from the coding sequence GTGGGTGTCGTTCTCAACATCGAAGGAAAGCGGGAACCCGCTTCCATCAAGGATCTGATCGATCTGACGGCCGCCGACATGGGACGCGTCAACGAACTGATCCTGTCCAAGGCCGGCTCCGACGTCGAGATGATCCCGGAGATCGCCAACCACCTGATCTCTTCCGGCGGCAAGCGGCTCAGGCCCATGCTGACGCTCGCCGCCGCGCAGATGTTCGGCTATTCGGGCGAAGGCCATGTCAAGCTCGCCACCGCGGTCGAATTCATGCACACGGCGACGCTTCTGCATGACGACGTGGTCGACGAGAGCGCCTTGCGCCGCGGCAAGAAGACGGCGCGCATGATCTGGGGCAACCAGGCGAGCGTTCTGGTCGGCGATTTCCTGCTCGGCCAGGCCTTCCGCATGATGGTCGAGGTCGGCTCGCTGGAAGCGTTGGACATCCTGTCGACCGCCGCCTCCATCATCGCCGAGGGCGAGGTGATGCAGCTTGCCGCCGCCAAGAACCTCGACACCACCGAGGACGAGCATTTCGCCGTCATCAAGGCCAAGACCGCGGCGCTGTTCTCGGCCGCCGCCGAAGTCGGGCCGGTGATCGCCCAGGCCTCGCGCACCGACCGCGCCGCATTGCGCTCCTACGGCATGAATCTCGGCCTTGCCTTCCAGCTCATCGACGACGCGCTGGATTATGGCGGGTCGAGCACGGATCTCGGCAAGAATGTCGGCGACGATTTCCGCGAGGGCAAGGTGACGCTGCCGGTGATCCTCGCCTACCGGCGCGGCACCAAGGCCGAGCGCAGCTTCTGGAAGCGCGCCATCGAGGAAAACGTCACCGACGATGCCGGGCTCGAAAAGGCGATCGGCCTGATGGCCCGCCACGGCGCCATCGCCGACACGATCAGCCGCGCCCGCCATTTCGGCGAGATCGCCCGCGACGCGCTGGCGCCGCTGGAAGCGACGCCGCAGAAGTCGGCGCTGCTCGACGTCATCGATTTCTGCATCAGCCGCGTCAACTGA
- a CDS encoding GntR family transcriptional regulator, translating to MASTEDTIAVRISKELADRIISGAIEPGSRLRQDHVAEEFKTSHVPVREAFRRLEAQGLAISEPRRGVRVASFDLGEVREVAEMRAALEVLALRHAAPHLTASILDQAEEATKAGDKSRDVRSWEEANRTFHRLILAPCNMPRLLSTIDDLHAASARFLFAAWRSEWETRTDQDHRAILSALRQGNTESAAATLGRHVQWIGQKPVKTASGRTRDAFAIVG from the coding sequence ATGGCCAGCACAGAAGACACGATCGCCGTCCGCATCAGCAAGGAACTGGCGGACCGCATCATTTCGGGCGCGATCGAGCCCGGCTCGCGGCTGCGCCAGGACCATGTCGCCGAGGAATTCAAAACCAGCCACGTCCCGGTGCGCGAGGCCTTTCGCCGCCTGGAGGCGCAAGGCCTGGCGATCAGCGAGCCCAGGCGCGGCGTGCGCGTCGCCTCCTTCGATCTCGGTGAGGTAAGGGAGGTGGCCGAGATGCGCGCGGCGCTGGAAGTGCTGGCGCTGCGACATGCCGCGCCGCATCTGACGGCGTCGATCCTCGACCAGGCCGAGGAAGCGACCAAGGCTGGCGACAAATCCCGCGACGTCCGCTCCTGGGAAGAGGCCAACCGCACCTTCCACCGGCTTATCCTGGCGCCCTGCAACATGCCGCGCCTGCTCTCCACCATCGACGACCTGCACGCGGCGAGCGCGCGCTTCCTGTTCGCCGCCTGGCGCTCGGAGTGGGAAACCCGCACCGACCAGGACCACCGGGCGATTCTCAGCGCGCTGCGGCAAGGCAACACCGAATCGGCCGCCGCCACGCTCGGCCGCCACGTGCAATGGATCGGCCAGAAGCCGGTCAAGACCGCCTCCGGCCGCACCCGCGACGCCTTCGCCATCGTGGGGTAG
- a CDS encoding biotin transporter BioY, which produces MTNATVSIDKPSFSPLKLHSRSLAWQIGAVIIGSLFLALSSYIEVPMVPVPVTMQTFAVTLVGALYGWRFGALTIAAWLVEGAAGFPVLAGGAAGVQHFVGPTGGYLFAFPVVGAVVGWLAERGWNGNRVMLAFAAMLIGNLLCLVLGTVWLAVMIGAEKAITFGFLPFIVGGLLKSALGAATLKLFSGNRPADPR; this is translated from the coding sequence GTGACCAACGCAACCGTTTCGATCGACAAGCCGTCCTTCAGCCCGCTCAAGCTGCACAGCCGTTCGCTCGCCTGGCAGATCGGCGCCGTGATCATCGGCTCGCTGTTCTTGGCGCTGTCCTCCTACATCGAGGTGCCGATGGTGCCGGTTCCGGTGACCATGCAGACCTTCGCCGTCACGCTGGTCGGCGCGCTCTACGGCTGGCGCTTCGGCGCGCTGACCATCGCCGCCTGGTTGGTTGAAGGCGCGGCCGGCTTTCCGGTTCTGGCGGGCGGCGCCGCCGGCGTGCAGCATTTCGTCGGTCCGACCGGCGGCTACCTCTTCGCCTTCCCGGTCGTCGGCGCCGTCGTCGGCTGGCTGGCCGAGCGCGGCTGGAACGGCAACCGCGTCATGCTTGCCTTCGCCGCCATGCTCATCGGCAACCTGCTTTGCCTGGTTCTGGGCACCGTGTGGCTTGCCGTCATGATCGGCGCCGAGAAGGCGATCACCTTCGGCTTCCTGCCCTTCATCGTCGGCGGCCTGCTCAAGTCGGCGCTGGGTGCCGCGACGCTGAAGCTGTTTTCGGGCAACCGGCCGGCCGATCCTCGGTAA